A single Brassica rapa cultivar Chiifu-401-42 chromosome A04, CAAS_Brap_v3.01, whole genome shotgun sequence DNA region contains:
- the LOC103864790 gene encoding LOW QUALITY PROTEIN: protein CENTRORADIALIS-like (The sequence of the model RefSeq protein was modified relative to this genomic sequence to represent the inferred CDS: inserted 2 bases in 2 codons), which translates to MSRISSDPLMVGRVIGDVVDNCLQAVKMTVTYNCDKQVYNGHELXPSAVTNKPKVEVHGXDMRSFFTLVMTDPDVPGPSDPYLREHLHWIVTDIPGTTDVTFGKEIVGYEMPRPNIGIHRFVYLLFKQNRRGSVVSVPSYRDQFNTRMFAYENDLGLPVAAVFFNCQRETAARRR; encoded by the exons ATGTCCCGGATATCGTCAGACCCGCTTATGGTTGGGAGAGTAATCGGAGACGTTGTGGACAATTGTTTGCAGGCGGTGAAAATGACAGTGACTTATAACTGCGACAAGCAAGTCTACAATGGCCATGAAC TTCCTTCTGCAGTTACAAACAAACCCAAAGTTGAAGTTCATG GTGACATGAGGTCATTCTTCACTTTG GTCATGACTGATCCTGATGTTCCTGGACCTAGTGATCCTTATCTGAGGGAGCACTTGCACTG GATTGTTACCGATATCCCAGGGACAACCGACGTGACATTTG GAAAGGAAATAGTAGGGTACGAGATGCCTCGGCCAAACATAGGGATCCACCGATTTGTGTATTTGCTTTTCAAGCAGAACCGTAGAGGAAGTGTGGTTTCTGTGCCGTCTTACAGAGACCAATTCAACACTCGGATGTTTGCATATGAGAACGATCTCGGCCTCCCCGTTGCAGCTGTTTTCTTCAACTGCCAGCGTGAGACCGCCGCTAGACGCCGTTAA